The DNA segment CAGCTCAATCCATCAACCAAAGATTTTAGAACTTCCTTTTCTCTTGAAGTTAGATTATAATCTTTTCCAACAGCCTGTTCAATTTTCTTTTCCTGGAAATATGAAATTACTTTTCTTGCGATGTTTGAGCTCATTGGAGAGCCGCCTTCGTATGTTTCTCTTATCGCTTCAATTAATTTTGAAGGAGAGGTCTGTTTTAGTAAGTAACCGCAAGCCCCGGCACATAAGGCGTCAAAAATGTGTTCATTTTCTTCGTGGATTGTTAACACTAAAATCAAAATATTCGGATAAAGTTTTTTCAATTTTTTTGTTCCTTCAATACCGGTCATACCAGGCAAACCAATATCCATAAGCACAACATCCGGCAAAACTTTTTCAATACGTTCGAACATGCTTTCACAATCAGAAAACACTGCGGCGCAGCGCAATCCATCTGTTCCATTTAAGAGAATTTTTAAGCCTTCTCTTATTTTCTGGTTATCTTCAACAACTACAACTTCAATCATATTTTTCTCATTTTGATTTGCAAAAGAATTTTTAAACGACCCGCCCAACGAATTTGATTGATGTACCATTTTGATTTCCTGATTCTATTATTAAATTACCGCCAATTTTTTTTGCCCTTTCTTTAATATTGGAAAGCCCGTTTCCGTTTGTGCTTCCATTTGTTCTTATTCCAACACCGTTATCCTTAAGTAAAACTTCCAGGTTATTATTATTCATCCTGGCAGATAAAATTAGTTCTGAACAGCAACTATATTTTAAGCAGTTGTTTATACCTTCTTTAAGTATAAGATATAAATTCTGGCGGTATTCCATCGGAAGAGTAATATTTTTTAATAATTCAATATTTTCTGTTTTAAATGAAATTTCCTTTTGATTAAAAATTTCTGCGAAGGAATCGTTGAGCCGCAAAATCAGATCCCGCAAAGAATCCTGTTTTGGATTAATCATCCAAATAATATCCCGCATATTGGAAATGACGTTACGGGATTCATTACTAATCAAGTCCAGGTACTTCTTGGTTTCTTTTTCCTCACCTTTCAATTTGTTTTTTACAACTTCGCTCATAATTGATATTTCTGTTAAACTTGCACCAATGTTATCGTGTAAGTCAGCCGCAATTTTCAATCGCAATCTTTCAATTGATAACAATGATTTTACCCGGTAAGTGATTAGAAATGCTGTTGTACCACCAACCAATAAAATAACAATCGTAATAAACCACCACCTCATCCAAACTGGTGGCAGGATTAAAAAAGAAACAGAAGCTATTTGGCTTGAATATCCCCATTCATTCCGTGCTTTCACCTGGAAAGTATACTTACCAGGATCCAAATTTGTGTATTGGACAGAATTCTGATCAGTAGTTCGCCATTTATCCTCAATGCCTTTTAGACGTAAACTGTATATAACTCTTTTGGGTGATGAAAGAAGTGAGCCGAAAAAAGTAAACTTAAAATAATTTTCATTGTAAGAAAACTCCAATGGTTTTTCACTTGTGTAGTTTTTTATTTCCTTATCGAACAAATACATTTCACTAATTCTTATTTGGGGAGGAATTGTGCTGGGCTTTATTCGTTCCGGATTAAAGGAAACCACACCTTTAATTGTACCAAACCAAAGGTTGCCTTCATCATCTTTATATGTTGCACCCATATTACATTCATCACCAGCAATTCCATCATCCGATCGTAGGATTTCTATATTCAAACTTCCTTTTGAGAAATCCAAAATATTTACACCTCTGTTAGTCGATAGATAAATTCTACCGGAATTGTCCTCAACAAGTCCATTAATAGAGTTATCAGACAATCCGCTTGCAGTATTAATTAATTTGATCTTTCCTTTGCTTATAATATTTAAACCTTCGCTTGTACCAACATACAGGTTTCCGTCGCTTCCATTTAAAACTGAAAACACAGTGTTTGTAACCAAACCTTTATCTTTATTCAGGATTTCAATTTCATCTTTATTTAAGATTGTAACACCATTAAAGAAAGAACCAACCACATAAACATTACCGGAATTATCTGTAGATAAACTTGTAATTAAATTATCTCCCAAACCTTCTTTTGTTGTTAGGTTGGTAATTTTACCATCTTTATATATGCTAAGTCCTCTTACTGTTCCAATATATATCGAACCATCAATGTTACTTGTAATAGCTGTAATAATGTTAGAAATAAGTCCATCTTTTCTAGAAAGTATTTGTGTTTTTCCTTTCCGAAGAATTACAACTCCACCGTTAGTTCCAAAATAAATTGTACCGTCTTTTGCTTTATGAATACAAATTATTTGATCACAGCAAATATTCAGCTTACTAAATTTACCATCCTTATAAACCGAGGAGCCTTGTTCTCTTGTACCAAAATAAAATTCCCCGGAATTACCTTTGCAAATTGAAGTGACATTGTTGTTTATCAAACCAAGTTCTTCGTTGAAAGCAATTGTGCGGTACCTGTTTACAATAGCAACACCACCGGAATTCATTCCAAAATACATTGTTCCATCGTCATCTTTATAAATGGAATATATTTTTTCGCTGCTCAATCCATTTTGGTGAACAATTAAATCAATCACTTCATTTTTCCAAAGAATAATGCCATCATCTGTTCCAAGATAGAGAACACCATCATCATCTTCGCCAAGGCAAAGAATATTTTTAAAATTTGCTAATTGCTTTGGATTTATAGTTATGATTCTGTTGTTAGAATAAAAAATAATTTTGTTGCCGGAACTAAAGATCAACTTGTTTTCTTTAGTGCAGAAAACGGATTCTATTGGTTTGTTCTTAAATTTCTTTGAACTAATTAAATTGCGAACATTTCCTTTTTCAACAACAATAATTTCACCGCCTGCTGTGCTAAAGTATATTTTGCCATCCTTACTTTTGGTACCGGAAAGAATATCAATATCAGGCTTTGGATTATGGATTGAATCATTGGTTATTAATTGATCTTTGACCCGGTACAATCCTTTATTGGTTCCAAGGTAAACCTCACCTTCGTCTGATATTTCAATTGCCTTGATTCTTAGTTGAATATCTTTTTCTGAAGAGATTAATCTGGTAATTTTCCCATCACGATAAACTGCGAGACCATCGCTAGTACCAAAATATAAATTACCTTTTTGATCTTCCTTAATCGAATATACAATGTGTCCCGGTAAACCAGTTGTAGCAGAATAATTTTTAAAATTAATTCCATCCCAACGACTTACACCCAGATTAGTTCCAAACCACATAAAGCCATTACTATCTTTGTAAATTACTCTAACTGTAGATTGAATAAGTCCGTCTTCTACACCCAGCATTTTGTGAATTTTAATTTGCGGAATTATTTCCATAGAAATTAATAGAAACAAAAAATTAAATAAGAGTAATATTTTTACAAAAAATTTCATATCTCATTTTGCCGTTTTGGGATGACGGTTTAATCTACACGCTTCTTTTGACGCTATAATAATCAAATAGTTCACAGATGCACATCTGGGAATCTGTAAGTGGCAATATTTGCCTTTAAGTGGTTGAAATGACGCTGTACTTTGGAGTCAAATTTTTTGATAAAAAATCCAAAAGACAAAATCCAAATTTCAAAAATAAAAAGTGCATCCAATCACTATTACAATCGCTAACTTATACTCAAAATTAAATGTTATTTGGAATTTGTCTTTTGGTGATTATTTAAATTCTTCCATCCTTTTTCAACCTTTCAACAATTACTTCCATCTCGGTAACAAGATAATCAAAACGTTTAAAAGCGGCATTATATGGTTCGATTTTGGTCATATCAACACCTGCTTTTTGTAAAAGCTGAATTGGAAAATCGCTTCCACCCGCTTTTAACATTTCCAGATATTTTTCAAGCGCACCTTGTTCGCCGCTTAAGACTTTTTGAACAAGCGCCATCGATGAAATTAAACCGGTGCTATATTGAAAAACATAAAAGTTTAAAAAGAAGTGAGGCACATTTCCCCATTCGCTTTGAATAAAATTATCAACTTGCATTACGCCCTTATTGTGCCCGTAATACGTCCGGGTTAAATCAAGATACAAACTGTCTAACCAATCTGCGGTTAATGATTTTCCAGCTTCAACTCGTTTATGCATGTCCAATTCAAACTCGGCAAATAAAGCCTGGCGGTAGATTGTAGCTCTTGCTCCTTCAAGATAATTATCAATGATATAAAGCTTGAATAAATCGTCCTTTTCATTTTTCAACATATAATCCATTAAAAGATTTTCATCAAACGTGGAAGCTATTTCTGCAATAAAGGTAGCGTAATTGGAGTTTGAGAACGGCTGTTCCTTTGCAGAAAGATAAGAATGAACAGCGTGTCCAAGTTCGTGTGCCAGCGTTGAAACAGCATCATATTCACCATTATAATTCATTTTAATATATGGATGAACATCATAAATTCCCTCTGAATAAGCCCCACTTTCTTTATCTTTATTCGGATAGATATCTATCCATCGTTCGTTAAAAGCTTTTTTCAAAACACTGTTGTATTCAGTTCCCAATGGTTTTAATGCTTCTAACAATATTTCTTCAGCGTCTTTAAACGTATAAAACTTATCTACACTTTTAACACAAGAAGCGTAAACATCTTCATACTTAATTTTTTCCAAACCGAGAAGTTTCTGTTTTAACTTCAAATATCTGTGCAGTGGAGAAAGATTTTTCTTCACGGCATCAATCAACTGGAAATACACCGCTTCATCAATGTTATCACCAAAAAGCTTTGCCTCCAGGCAGTCTTTAAAATTTCTTGCTTTTGCAACAAAAAGATGTTGTTTCATTCCACCATCAAACAAAGCGGCTAAAGTGTTTTCATATTTTTTATGATTATTCCAAAAAGTATGCATTACCAATGCTCTGTCTTCCGGATTTTTTGATGATCGGTATGTAAAATAATTTGCATAATTCAATGCAACTTTTTCACCAGTAGAAAGAGTAATTTCCGGAGCCGGTTTATCAACATCATTTAAAATTGTTGCGGCATCTGCTGTTGAAGAAGAAAACAAGTTGGTTAAAGACATTAATTTTTCTTGTTCGATGGGAAGAATATGCTTGCCGCTTCTAACAACTTGTTCAATTGAAAAGCGGTATGCTTCTAATTTTGGTTCTTGTTTTAAATATTTATCAATTGTTCCATCTTTCATTTTTAAAAGATCATCATTTATAAAAGCCAACTTTACACCAAGCTCTACCTGGATTGATTGAATTTCCCCTTTCATTACCTGGAGAGTAGAGTTGCTCATTTCCATATCGCTCTGGCGCTTTGCATAATTATAAAGCCGTTGAAATTTAAGAATAATTTGATCTGATAGCTGAAACACTTCCAGCATTTTACCGGCTGATTGAGTCCACCCTTTTGATTTTTCTTCAATTTGTAAAATCAATTTTGTTAGATTAATCTTGTCATTTTGCCATGCTTCATCGTTAGGATAAAGATCTTCTATCTTCCATTTATATTCCTCCGGCACATCTTTTCGTTGCGTGGTTGAATAGTTTGGAATATCCTTGTCCTGAGCAATCGAATTGGCGGATAGAAATAAAAGCACAAAAAGAAATGATCGGAATGAATACGACTGCATCATAATTTTTCTCCTGTTTTACTATAATGATTTATAATTTATTTGTTTTGAATAAATTCCTGTTACTTTTTATCTAACTGCTGCTGAAGTCTTTCGAAATTGGTTTTATAAATTTGGGTATTCTGATGACTAACTGCTTTAGCTGCAATATATGCTTTTTCGTAATTCTCCTTTGCTAATTCAGGTTGATTTGATTTTTCAAAGGCTTCGCCAAGACTATCATAAACATTTGCCGAGGCTGAATATAACTCAACATTTTTTTTGAAAACTTTAATTGCTTGTTCATAATCTTGTCTCTGTAAAAAATAGTATCCAATGGCATTCAAATTTATTTCTGAAGGAAATATTTTATATCCATACTTGTTAGACAGTTTTTTATAATGATCAAGAATTGCATCTAATCCTTTTATTGCAACATCATTGGATAAATTCCAATCAGCAAAAATTAACTTTAGACCATCATATAAAGTTAGCAATACAAGCGAACCATGATCCTCGTTTTCCAACAATTTATATTTCCAAATCAAATCCTTTGGAGCTTTCGTCTTAAGAATTTCATTAAACTTTTCCATTGTAGTAAGCAAATCCTGCTGCTCCAGCGAACCAGCAGTGAAATAAATAAATTTATTTAGCGAAGAAAATTTTGGAAGATTGACTGCTGCGTAATCAACTAAATAGTTGTTATTAAATATAACCCAGGGACTTAGAGCAATATAAGAATTAAATAAACCTGGTTGAGTAAATAAAGTATAGAATGTAAACATTCCGCACAAAGAATGTCCGGCAAGTATGCGGTATGGCTGCGTCCTATAATTTTTCTCTACATACGGAAAAAGTTCTTCTTTTAAAAACTTTAAGAAATTATCTGCTCCGCCTGAACCGGGAATGTTCTCAACTTGTGTTGGTGTAAAATCGCGGTTACGCTTAGTATTGGGGATTCCGATAACAATAGTTTCTGGCATCCTGTTATTGCCGGCAAGAAATTGAACCACACCTGCCGTATAATTGAAATGAGTTTCTGCATCCAGCAGATATAGGACAGGGTACTCATTAGTAGAATTGTTATAATTATTCGGAAGGTAAATAAAAATATCCCTTTCTTCGGTTAGGATATTGGAACTAAGTTTTATTGTCTTGCCAATCTCCACATCTTTTTGTGGCTGTGCGATGTTCTTTTCTGCTAACATTGATAAAAGTAAGAACAGAATTATTCCGATTGTTTTTAATGATTTCATTTTCATTTAAGTCCTATAACTAGTTTTTATTATTTTCTCTTTATTGGTTCGGACGTTTATTAATTATTTTCTTTCAAAAATGATCTTTGCTTTTCTAATCCATTTTCTTAATGAAATTTAAAATGAAGTCACTGCTTGGTCTGTCTTCAGTCATTTGCCCAATATATTTGAATTGAAGAATTCCCTTCTTATCAATGATATAAACAGAAGCGGCATTCTGTTCAGAAGTAACTCCATCCCAGAACTTGGTAAATAGCTTTAGCTGCTTAGAGAGTTTTCTATCAGCATCAACCAGAACAGGAATATTATTAGGAGCTTCTCCTTTCTTTACTTCAAACTTTTTGGGGAAATGTTTTCTAACCCATTCTCCATATTCAATCTGAAGTGGATTACTTTGTGCCGGAGGATTTTTTATATTTTCTACAGTCTGTAATACATCTGGAATTTTATCCATCCAATCAGCAATTCGTTCACTGCTGTAAGGCATAACAAAAGCCATTTCCAAATCATACTTCTTTTTAATGCCTTTTTCTTTTTCCAACTCACCAAGTTCTAAATATTGATAAGGACAATATGAGCACCATGCATTTACCACCCATCCACGAGGGAACATCAATAAAACATTCTTTCCTTTATACTTTGAAAGAGTAAATTCTCCGCCGCCGTAAATTGGTAGAGTAAAATCAGGCATCGGTTCCCCAACAATAGCTGGCAAAAGAGGAGCAAGGGTAAGATCTGGTCTGGGTTTACTTACAGTATTAAAAATTTTCCAATCATTTCCACTTTTAAACATCTGAACAAATTCCAAAAGATTAACGGTTTCAACTTTTACAACAGCAAGACCATCCATCGCGTCCAGCACTTCAATCTGAAAATCCCTCGAAGTTTCGTCCAACTTACCAGCTCCTGCAAAAGTATTTTCCACCATTGCTTCAAATCCTTGTCTTCTAATTACAACTTTGCCGGTCTGTTGTAATGGATTATAAGTCACTCTATTAAATTCGGGATCGATTACCATTTCCACACGTTTTGTGTCACCGGAAATAAATCCTTCCGTAAAAGTGCTGGCAGTTTTTATTATAGCTTCTTTTTCATCTTTAGGTTTAAAATCTTTTAATCTTGGGTTTGACGTTCCAGCGGTCCATAGCACATTAACTATTTTCCACTGTCCATCAATTTTTATCATTTGGAGATAGTCATTAAAGTTGGCTGAATTAATTTTAACATTTGCTAAATCCAGATTGATGTCGAGAATCCATACTTGAATGTTTCGCATGCCTTCTTCAAGTTCACCAACTTTTGCACGGGTGTTTTCAATAAGCGTTGAGTAAGTTGAATAAGCCAGGGCGGTTCTGCCGTTTTGTGGCAGTATTCTTGGTGTTGCCTTATTTAAATCCGGGCAGATCGCTTTTTCCACTCTGGCAACATTGCCAGAATAATAACCTTCTGCATAATCCAGTGCTGTTTGTTTGATGGCTGCTGAATCGCTATTGCTAATTTTGTTGCTCTGTGGGAATGAACTTAATGAAATGGACAATAAAATTATTACACAAATAATATTCTTCACTTGATGCCTCCTCCTAAGAAATTTTTTTTTTATTCTTTGTAAAATCCAGATACTCTTTTTGCAGCCAGCTTTTAATGGATTATGTATGTCTATTGTTCCAACATTCATTTCATTCCAAGTTTTTTGTTTTGTTCTAAAAGAACAATTGCTTCTCTGGTTCTTTTCCGGAAAGTTTCTTCCAGCTTTGCATTCATTATCCATTTAACATATGAACTCTTGTATGAGGGTGCGAGATTGTTAAAATTCTCCCAGGCTTTTATATTTTCTTTTAACACTTCTGTTAACTTCTGTGGGATTACCAATTCTTCATTCTTTTCCTGTCTTTTTTTTATTTCTATTTCTTCGCTTAACAAGCTCAAATCTATCTTAGATAATCCCACTTCCGTCATCTTGCCTTCCGCTATCATTTTCTTCATTCGGTTTATATTCAACTTTGACCATCTACTTTTTACATTGCGCGGTGTAAACCTCTGGGCATATTTTTCCTCATCAATTCTGTGAACATTGCTATCTATCCAACCAAAGCAAAGGGCTTCTTCAACAGCATCATTATAATTTACCCCGGGTTTGCCGGAATGCTTTTTATAATAAATCAGCCAGATTTCTTTTAGCTTAGTATGATTTTTCTTTAACCAGTTTCGCCACTTCTGTCTATCTTTAGCGTAATATGTTCTGGTAATTTCCATCATTGATTAATAATTAAATTAGAGTTCTCTCGGTACAATGAATTTGACTAATGTAATCCCCGTAATGTTTCGTATACTTTTACCTTTCAACGTGGCATACAACCGTTCGTAAAATAAAATTTATATATTTTTAACTTTCAATTATATTTACAAGTAAAATTAAAGCTGGTTAAAGTTGGGAATAATGATGTTTAGTACCACGTGGAAAAGCTATTCCAAAGAAAGGAAAAAGTTATTCTGGCTATTTCAATTCTTATTCTGGTTTATCCATTGGCTTGTGAATCTTATTATTTATCCAGTCTTCACTCAAAAGATTTATGAGCTTCTTGATTTAACATTAACTGTTTCGCTGGGATTTTATATTTCCCTTTTACTCCGGTTAATTTATATAAAGTATAATTTTCACAAACAACCTCTTCTAAAACTAACCATTACAACATTAACCATTTCCATTGTTGCTGGTTTTATTTTTGTTTACGGCGGGCTTTTTATAAGCTATGTGCTTTCGGGTTTCAAACACTTCTCCCAAGTAAAAAATCTTTCTGAGTTAGTTCGATATCTCTGGTTAAATTCCTATCCTTTTGTTGTGTGGAGTGCTCTTTATTTTGGTTATAAGATTTGGGAAGAATGGAACGTTCAAAGCCTGATGGCAGAAAAAGAACGCTATCTTGCGCAAAGTGCTCAAATAGAAATGCTGCGGTACCAACTGAACCCGCATTTTCTTTTCAACACTTTAAGCTCGCTCCGTGCACTTATCCGGTTTGATGTTAACCGGGCAGAGGAAATGATAACAAGGATTTCTGAATTTTTGCGCTACTCCCTTTCTTATGAAAACGAAAATGAAGTTCCGCTAAATAAAGAAATTGAAATCATAAAAAATTATTTGGATATAGAAAAAGTACGCTTTGGAAACAAACTTTACGTGGAATTTAGCATCGATGATTTAGCTGAAGATTATCCCATTCCGATTTTTTTAATCCACCCATTAATTGAAAATGCAATTAAACACGGAATGCGAACAAGCGTAATGCCGTTGAAAATAAATATTATTGCATCAGTTATTGAAAACAATTTGTTAATTGAAGTAAACAACTCCGGTAAATGGATTGAGGAATCTTCTCCAATAAAAGGCGATGGTACAGGAAAAGGTTTAGAAAATGTTAGGAAGCGGTTAGAATTTTCTTACCCGGGAAATTATCAATTTGAAATTTTAAAACACAGTGATTCCGTTCAAATTAAAATTGCGCTAAAAAAAGAACTGGTTAAACGAAATGGTAAGTAAATTTAAAGCGTTAATAGTTGATGATGAAGAGCTTGCCCGTAGGGACCTTCGCGC comes from the Ignavibacteriales bacterium genome and includes:
- a CDS encoding response regulator transcription factor → MVHQSNSLGGSFKNSFANQNEKNMIEVVVVEDNQKIREGLKILLNGTDGLRCAAVFSDCESMFERIEKVLPDVVLMDIGLPGMTGIEGTKKLKKLYPNILILVLTIHEENEHIFDALCAGACGYLLKQTSPSKLIEAIRETYEGGSPMSSNIARKVISYFQEKKIEQAVGKDYNLTSREKEVLKSLVDGLSCKAIADSLFISVETVRFHFRNIYIKLQVHTQAEAVAKVLKEGIV
- a CDS encoding triple tyrosine motif-containing protein gives rise to the protein MKFFVKILLLFNFLFLLISMEIIPQIKIHKMLGVEDGLIQSTVRVIYKDSNGFMWFGTNLGVSRWDGINFKNYSATTGLPGHIVYSIKEDQKGNLYFGTSDGLAVYRDGKITRLISSEKDIQLRIKAIEISDEGEVYLGTNKGLYRVKDQLITNDSIHNPKPDIDILSGTKSKDGKIYFSTAGGEIIVVEKGNVRNLISSKKFKNKPIESVFCTKENKLIFSSGNKIIFYSNNRIITINPKQLANFKNILCLGEDDDGVLYLGTDDGIILWKNEVIDLIVHQNGLSSEKIYSIYKDDDGTMYFGMNSGGVAIVNRYRTIAFNEELGLINNNVTSICKGNSGEFYFGTREQGSSVYKDGKFSKLNICCDQIICIHKAKDGTIYFGTNGGVVILRKGKTQILSRKDGLISNIITAITSNIDGSIYIGTVRGLSIYKDGKITNLTTKEGLGDNLITSLSTDNSGNVYVVGSFFNGVTILNKDEIEILNKDKGLVTNTVFSVLNGSDGNLYVGTSEGLNIISKGKIKLINTASGLSDNSINGLVEDNSGRIYLSTNRGVNILDFSKGSLNIEILRSDDGIAGDECNMGATYKDDEGNLWFGTIKGVVSFNPERIKPSTIPPQIRISEMYLFDKEIKNYTSEKPLEFSYNENYFKFTFFGSLLSSPKRVIYSLRLKGIEDKWRTTDQNSVQYTNLDPGKYTFQVKARNEWGYSSQIASVSFLILPPVWMRWWFITIVILLVGGTTAFLITYRVKSLLSIERLRLKIAADLHDNIGASLTEISIMSEVVKNKLKGEEKETKKYLDLISNESRNVISNMRDIIWMINPKQDSLRDLILRLNDSFAEIFNQKEISFKTENIELLKNITLPMEYRQNLYLILKEGINNCLKYSCCSELILSARMNNNNLEVLLKDNGVGIRTNGSTNGNGLSNIKERAKKIGGNLIIESGNQNGTSIKFVGRVV
- the pepF gene encoding oligoendopeptidase F, with protein sequence MMQSYSFRSFLFVLLFLSANSIAQDKDIPNYSTTQRKDVPEEYKWKIEDLYPNDEAWQNDKINLTKLILQIEEKSKGWTQSAGKMLEVFQLSDQIILKFQRLYNYAKRQSDMEMSNSTLQVMKGEIQSIQVELGVKLAFINDDLLKMKDGTIDKYLKQEPKLEAYRFSIEQVVRSGKHILPIEQEKLMSLTNLFSSSTADAATILNDVDKPAPEITLSTGEKVALNYANYFTYRSSKNPEDRALVMHTFWNNHKKYENTLAALFDGGMKQHLFVAKARNFKDCLEAKLFGDNIDEAVYFQLIDAVKKNLSPLHRYLKLKQKLLGLEKIKYEDVYASCVKSVDKFYTFKDAEEILLEALKPLGTEYNSVLKKAFNERWIDIYPNKDKESGAYSEGIYDVHPYIKMNYNGEYDAVSTLAHELGHAVHSYLSAKEQPFSNSNYATFIAEIASTFDENLLMDYMLKNEKDDLFKLYIIDNYLEGARATIYRQALFAEFELDMHKRVEAGKSLTADWLDSLYLDLTRTYYGHNKGVMQVDNFIQSEWGNVPHFFLNFYVFQYSTGLISSMALVQKVLSGEQGALEKYLEMLKAGGSDFPIQLLQKAGVDMTKIEPYNAAFKRFDYLVTEMEVIVERLKKDGRI
- a CDS encoding alpha/beta hydrolase-fold protein; its protein translation is MKSLKTIGIILFLLLSMLAEKNIAQPQKDVEIGKTIKLSSNILTEERDIFIYLPNNYNNSTNEYPVLYLLDAETHFNYTAGVVQFLAGNNRMPETIVIGIPNTKRNRDFTPTQVENIPGSGGADNFLKFLKEELFPYVEKNYRTQPYRILAGHSLCGMFTFYTLFTQPGLFNSYIALSPWVIFNNNYLVDYAAVNLPKFSSLNKFIYFTAGSLEQQDLLTTMEKFNEILKTKAPKDLIWKYKLLENEDHGSLVLLTLYDGLKLIFADWNLSNDVAIKGLDAILDHYKKLSNKYGYKIFPSEINLNAIGYYFLQRQDYEQAIKVFKKNVELYSASANVYDSLGEAFEKSNQPELAKENYEKAYIAAKAVSHQNTQIYKTNFERLQQQLDKK
- a CDS encoding nuclear transport factor 2 family protein gives rise to the protein MKNIICVIILLSISLSSFPQSNKISNSDSAAIKQTALDYAEGYYSGNVARVEKAICPDLNKATPRILPQNGRTALAYSTYSTLIENTRAKVGELEEGMRNIQVWILDINLDLANVKINSANFNDYLQMIKIDGQWKIVNVLWTAGTSNPRLKDFKPKDEKEAIIKTASTFTEGFISGDTKRVEMVIDPEFNRVTYNPLQQTGKVVIRRQGFEAMVENTFAGAGKLDETSRDFQIEVLDAMDGLAVVKVETVNLLEFVQMFKSGNDWKIFNTVSKPRPDLTLAPLLPAIVGEPMPDFTLPIYGGGEFTLSKYKGKNVLLMFPRGWVVNAWCSYCPYQYLELGELEKEKGIKKKYDLEMAFVMPYSSERIADWMDKIPDVLQTVENIKNPPAQSNPLQIEYGEWVRKHFPKKFEVKKGEAPNNIPVLVDADRKLSKQLKLFTKFWDGVTSEQNAASVYIIDKKGILQFKYIGQMTEDRPSSDFILNFIKKMD
- a CDS encoding YdeI/OmpD-associated family protein, which translates into the protein MMEITRTYYAKDRQKWRNWLKKNHTKLKEIWLIYYKKHSGKPGVNYNDAVEEALCFGWIDSNVHRIDEEKYAQRFTPRNVKSRWSKLNINRMKKMIAEGKMTEVGLSKIDLSLLSEEIEIKKRQEKNEELVIPQKLTEVLKENIKAWENFNNLAPSYKSSYVKWIMNAKLEETFRKRTREAIVLLEQNKKLGMK
- a CDS encoding histidine kinase, producing the protein MMFSTTWKSYSKERKKLFWLFQFLFWFIHWLVNLIIYPVFTQKIYELLDLTLTVSLGFYISLLLRLIYIKYNFHKQPLLKLTITTLTISIVAGFIFVYGGLFISYVLSGFKHFSQVKNLSELVRYLWLNSYPFVVWSALYFGYKIWEEWNVQSLMAEKERYLAQSAQIEMLRYQLNPHFLFNTLSSLRALIRFDVNRAEEMITRISEFLRYSLSYENENEVPLNKEIEIIKNYLDIEKVRFGNKLYVEFSIDDLAEDYPIPIFLIHPLIENAIKHGMRTSVMPLKINIIASVIENNLLIEVNNSGKWIEESSPIKGDGTGKGLENVRKRLEFSYPGNYQFEILKHSDSVQIKIALKKELVKRNGK